One Campylobacter pinnipediorum subsp. caledonicus genomic window carries:
- a CDS encoding COG3400 family protein: MEKILVVAQGDLAVGFLKRLFENRSNQHYYTIISNVKESDFNNNSDYFKFYNFDPTSFSKISAIVKDNFSQFIIFADDKNESLEIYKNLRNISKKTEIILLSLWGVVEQDIKNDKYTKFIDAKDILSSIFIRYLPNMPILADNIGLGEGEIMEVKVPVGSSYMYRHLSSIQQRKWRIALIYRQNDIILPKNNTMILPNDTLIIVGDPNVLRNVFRSIKLEKGQFPNPFGNNIYTFIDMKAMNEKEIKKLIDNSLYLNSKLSNRRLIFKIINPTLGDNLNRIVSKISDKNISYNIDYYTRDNSHIVGDVVNFDIGLVITSNDYFFKFKKLFHSLALPILKIGNSAINNIKQGVIFGDSKMDIENQSAVILDCCSQLDIGIELHYFDDNVNEDDTLAEHFDSISALFNKNIEIKKYEEKNPILHLSKQDDLLHFVSFDEYVSRSDGLSLFSNTLNRQYKILKDNSQLFIPAVL; encoded by the coding sequence ATGGAAAAAATTTTAGTAGTAGCACAAGGTGATCTTGCTGTTGGCTTTTTAAAAAGATTGTTTGAAAATAGATCAAATCAACATTACTATACTATAATTTCAAATGTAAAAGAGAGTGATTTTAACAATAATAGCGATTATTTTAAATTTTATAATTTTGATCCAACAAGTTTTTCAAAAATAAGTGCTATTGTAAAAGATAACTTTAGTCAGTTTATAATATTTGCAGATGATAAAAATGAAAGTTTGGAAATATACAAAAACCTAAGAAATATAAGTAAAAAAACAGAGATAATCTTACTTAGTCTTTGGGGTGTTGTTGAACAAGATATAAAGAATGATAAATATACTAAATTTATAGATGCTAAGGATATCTTATCATCCATTTTTATAAGATATTTACCAAATATGCCTATTTTGGCTGATAATATAGGTCTTGGTGAGGGTGAGATAATGGAGGTTAAAGTTCCAGTTGGAAGCTCTTACATGTATAGACATCTAAGTTCTATACAACAAAGAAAATGGCGTATAGCTCTTATATATAGACAAAATGATATTATTTTACCTAAAAATAATACAATGATACTTCCAAATGATACTTTAATTATTGTTGGTGACCCTAATGTTTTAAGAAATGTCTTTAGGTCTATTAAGTTAGAAAAAGGTCAATTTCCAAATCCTTTTGGGAATAATATATATACTTTTATAGATATGAAAGCCATGAATGAAAAAGAGATAAAAAAGCTAATAGACAATAGCCTTTATCTAAACTCAAAGCTTAGTAATAGGCGTTTGATATTTAAAATTATAAATCCTACATTGGGCGATAATTTAAATAGAATCGTGAGTAAAATCAGTGATAAAAATATATCTTATAATATAGATTATTATACAAGAGATAATTCTCATATTGTTGGAGATGTTGTAAATTTTGATATTGGTCTTGTTATAACAAGCAATGATTACTTTTTTAAGTTTAAAAAGTTATTTCATTCACTTGCCTTGCCTATATTAAAAATAGGAAATTCTGCTATAAATAATATCAAACAAGGTGTTATTTTTGGTGATAGTAAGATGGATATAGAGAATCAATCAGCTGTTATACTTGATTGTTGTTCTCAGCTTGACATAGGTATAGAGCTTCATTATTTTGATGATAATGTAAATGAAGATGATACTTTAGCTGAGCATTTTGATAGTATTAGCGCTCTTTTTAATAAAAATATAGAGATAAAAAAATACGAAGAAAAAAATCCTATTTTGCACTTATCAAAACAAGATGATTTATTACATTTTGTATCATTTGATGAGTATGTTAGTAGATCAGATGGCTTATCTTTATTTTCTAATACTTTAAACCGCCAGTATAAAATACTAAAAGACAATTCTCAGCTTTTTATTCCAGCTGTTTTATGA